AGATACGACAGGAGGCGAAGGTGAAAAGATTGAATAGATGGCTAGAAAGCTTAGCCTTAGATCATTCGCCTGATTTCGCAGAGTGCAGGTCATTTTTAGCGAGCTATTTTCCGTTGTTGAATGAGTTTAAAAACACAGAGCAAGATAAGGAATGGCACGCGGAAGGCAATGTTGCTATTCATACAGACATGGTGCTACAGGCGCTGTATGCCTTGCTATCTTCAAGGGCCACGCATATCCAAGGAGCAGAAAGACAAGTCCTAATTTTGTCGGCCTTGCTTCATGATATTGCTAAACCACTCACGACTCGACGGAGAGACATTGCAGGTGTTGAACGAGTGGTAGCGTCTGGGCATGAAGAAATAGGCGCTAGCTATTTGGCAACGCGTTTAATGGAGTTACCCCTTGCTTACAAGTCTGTAATGCAAATTATGGGGTTGGTCGGCTTTCATCAAGTACCGAAACTTTTGGTGGTTAAAAACCAAGGCTATAGTGATTACTTTCGTTTATCTTTAAATGCTAATTTGGAGCTCTTATATTGGCTTGAACAGGCTGATATGAAAGGGCGAACGTGCTCTGATTTAGATAAACAAATTGATTTACTTGAACAGTTTCGATTGTTTGCAGAAGACTATCAGCTTTGGGGTATCGAGGATCCTATCGAGTTTCATCTAAGAAAAATACAGCTTAAATCTTGTCAATCTGAGCAGGCTTTTCTAGATGGTTATGCCATCCATCAGCTTTCGCATGGGTATATTAGTACGGTTGAACAGGCAATAGCGAAAAACTATGAGTCATGCCAGCATTACAGTCATTTATACCTGATGTGCGGCATGAGTGGCAGTGGTAAATCTACTTGGATCGAGAAGAACTTAGAGGGCTACGACGTGATCTCTCTTGATGAAATTCGCAAAGAGCTAAACGGAAAACGTGACTGCCAAAAGAATCGAGGGCAAGTTTTACAGCTGGCCAAAACTCGATTGAAAAAAGCGTTGGCAAATAAGCGCAACGTGGTTTGGGATGCTACCAATATCCGCAAAGATTTCAGAAATACTATCTGTGAACTGGGTGAGAACTATGGAGCGTTAATCACTATGGTTGTTTTCCAACTTAAGGAAAGTAGCCTCCGTGTGAATAACCGCAATCGCCAATATGCGGTGGGTGATGAGGTAATCTCTAGCCAACTGACCAAACTTGAATGGCCGTGGCCAACTGAAAGTCACCGATTTTTGGTCATTGGGGAGAATGGCTCAGAGTTATACAGAAAAGGGACCTTTAGTTAATATCTTGCCTCTAAGCTAACAATAAATTCAAGTTACCTAGGCGAATGCCTAGGTAACTTTCATCATTTAGAACAGTGTATCGCCCGCTAGCTTTTTTAAAGCAAATTTGCCTCGTTCCTTTCCAATACAGCTTTGAATAGCAAATTCAGTGACTCAAATAGAGCTTCTCGCCCATTGTTGCTCCCCACATAGTGCTCATGCCGAAGTAATTCAGACTCGATAAATTCATTGATGACTGGCACCGCAGGCGCGTACTCTTTCTCTAAACTGACTCTCTTACGCTCTAAGAGAGCAGTAATAGCTTCATCTAAGGGAATGTGTTCGGCCACTAATTGGCGCAGTTGGTCAAATTCAATGGGCGCGGGTTTGTCGTATTTTTCTAGCCACTGGATGGCGAGCAATGGTCTCAACACATAGAAATACTTCTTCAAAGGGACTAAATCCCTTTGTAGATATCCTCGGAAGTTACCTTTAGCCATGTGTAAGTAGTGATGTATCCCTTTGTGTGAAGAAGCGATAGCCGGCATTAACTCCCTCGCTCTTTGAGCGAAATAGCCATCATCTACATATACAATTGGAGACTGTAACCACTCAATAAAAGCAGGGTTCGACTTCCAAAATAGGTTTAACGCCTTACGTAAATCCCAGCCATTGATATCTATTTCGTCGACTATTGGATATTCGATAACATCGCGTCTATCTTCAAGATCGATGGATAGGTACCAGTCTTTTTTACGGACATAGATAAAGCGCACATCGTAATCACTATTCGGGCTGGAAAACCCCCACGCTCGACTGCCAGATTCAACCGCGTATATCACTTTAATATCATGTTCTTTTTCAGCTGCAGCTATTCTGCGCAATATTTCTTTTCTGATTTTCGTGTCTATGACTTGTTTCGATTCAGCGAGTTCACTAACTCTACCATTCATTGCCATTTTACTTCCTTAGCCCTTTACACAAACGATTTGCTTCAGTGTGTAAACCACTTCCACTAAGTCTTTTTGAGCTGCCATGACTTTTTCAATATCCTTGTAAGCATGGGGAATTTCATCAATCACAGAGGCATCCTTTCTGCACTCTACTCCTTCGGTTGCTGCAATTTGATCATTAATGTTGTAGACCTTTTTAGCTTGTGTTCTCGACATCACTCGTCCAGCACCATGACTACAGCTATTAAAACTCTCAGGGTTTCCTAACCCACGAACAATAAAAGAGCGAGCGCCCATGCTTCCTGGAATAATGCCCATTTCGCCTTTTTCGGCTCTTACTGCACCCTTACGAGTCACATAACAATCCTTGCCAAAATGCCGTTCCCTAGAGACGTAGTTGTGATGACAGTTCACCGCTAACTCAGCGGTAGAAAACGCGACTGGTATTTGCTTTTTCAGTGCAGATATAGCATTAAACATCATTATTTCACGATTCTTGGCGGCAAAATCTTGTGCCCATTCAACCGCTTCCACGTAGTCATCAAAGTATGCGCTGCCTTCTTCCAAGTAAGCCAAGTCCATATCAGGTAAGTTCACTTGATGGCGTTGCATTTCTTTCTTTGCAAGCTCTATAAAGTAAGTGCCAATTCTGTTTCCTACACCGCGACTTCCTGAGTGCAACATAATCCAAACCGCATCGTTTTCGTCTAGGCACAGTTCTAAAAAGTGATTACCCGTGCCCATGGTGCCTAAATGCTTAACATGGTTGCTTTTTCTTATCGCTGGGTGCTTGTGGCAAATAGTTTCAAATCGTGTTTCGAGCTTTTTCCATTCGCCAGCAACGACATCTGGAATATTGTGCCAAGCTCCTCTGTCTCGGGCTTTTCCCCTTCCTCCAGTACGACCATGAGGTACTGCTGCTTCAAAAGCATGTCTGATCCCTGATAAATTATCGGGTAACTGGCTGGCCGTTAACGTTGTTTTTGTTGCTAACATACCGCATCCAATATCGACCCCGACGGCAGCGGGTATGACAGCATCAACAGAAGGAATAACACTTCCAATCGTTGCGCCTTTACCAAGGTGAACATCCGGCATCACCGCAATATGTGAATGGACTAACGACATACCAGCGATGTTGTTCAACTGCTCTTGAGCTTTGTCATCAAAAGGCACCCCTTTAGTCCATGCCTTGATGGTGGCTCTTCCTTCATTTTCAATAACGTTATAGTTTCTACACATTGTTGCTTCCTTAATTCTATAATCGCCGCGCAAGCGTTCGCCAATTCATAGCCGCTCAGTCTCTATCGATATGCCTACGCGACTTTTACAACCCCATTCATTAAACCTTCTAGGCCGCCATAAACCGTTAAGCTATCAATTTGGTCTGCGATTTTTTCTAACGCTTCAAGCTCTTTTAGGCGCATTAAAGTCGGGTTGTTTTCCATGACTTTTGCTGTGTTGTGTAAGCTTCTTGTCGCCGCAGTTTCTTCGCGTCTTTTGATCACATTGGCTTCCGCTGCCTTTTGCGCTTCGACCACTTGGTTCAAAATGGCTTTCATCTCTCCGGGTAAAATGATGTCTTTAACGCCGACATTCATCAAAGTGATACCCATTTCGGATAGGCGCTCTGCGACGAGCTCTTTCACTGTTTCATTGACATACAATTTATCCAGCAGGATATCGTCTAATGATTTTGTGCCAACCGCTTCTCTTAAGGCTAATTGCAGCATTTTGTAAACAAAATCATCAACGTTATCGACACTTCGTGCAGCTAGTTCAGCATCATGTACCTTAATGCTTGCACTCAAATTAATTCGTAGACTGACGCGGTCTTTACTCAAGATTTCTTGACCAGAAATCTCAAGTAGTTGAGTTCTGCAATCAAATGATTTCAGCTCAACGGAGTGGTTGAACTGCCAGAAGCCATGTCGTCCAGGCGCGAGTCTTTTTATAAGTTGGCCGTTTACATACAGCAAGCCAACATGGTCGTTTGCGACGGTTAGATCAGCGATGGGTTTGGTTGCTATCGTGCTTTCGCTTCTGATCAAACGTGAGGAGGTATTCGCCCCAGCACGATTGATTAAAAAAAGTGTTTGTTCTTCAACTTCA
This DNA window, taken from Vibrio neptunius, encodes the following:
- a CDS encoding AAA family ATPase, coding for MKRLNRWLESLALDHSPDFAECRSFLASYFPLLNEFKNTEQDKEWHAEGNVAIHTDMVLQALYALLSSRATHIQGAERQVLILSALLHDIAKPLTTRRRDIAGVERVVASGHEEIGASYLATRLMELPLAYKSVMQIMGLVGFHQVPKLLVVKNQGYSDYFRLSLNANLELLYWLEQADMKGRTCSDLDKQIDLLEQFRLFAEDYQLWGIEDPIEFHLRKIQLKSCQSEQAFLDGYAIHQLSHGYISTVEQAIAKNYESCQHYSHLYLMCGMSGSGKSTWIEKNLEGYDVISLDEIRKELNGKRDCQKNRGQVLQLAKTRLKKALANKRNVVWDATNIRKDFRNTICELGENYGALITMVVFQLKESSLRVNNRNRQYAVGDEVISSQLTKLEWPWPTESHRFLVIGENGSELYRKGTFS
- a CDS encoding nucleotidyltransferase domain-containing protein — encoded protein: MAMNGRVSELAESKQVIDTKIRKEILRRIAAAEKEHDIKVIYAVESGSRAWGFSSPNSDYDVRFIYVRKKDWYLSIDLEDRRDVIEYPIVDEIDINGWDLRKALNLFWKSNPAFIEWLQSPIVYVDDGYFAQRARELMPAIASSHKGIHHYLHMAKGNFRGYLQRDLVPLKKYFYVLRPLLAIQWLEKYDKPAPIEFDQLRQLVAEHIPLDEAITALLERKRVSLEKEYAPAVPVINEFIESELLRHEHYVGSNNGREALFESLNLLFKAVLERNEANLL
- a CDS encoding slipin family protein, translated to MFGTTLSLRKTVSVAENQRVLVFKNQKLDSVLTQGKHKIWDLKNEIEFMTFDINSLFFSEENAERLYKNNELLHEHISHWKLKSNEAGLLYVNDLLRGVVAPSEQLYLWKDAGDIRLEKVTIDEEIEVEEQTLFLINRAGANTSSRLIRSESTIATKPIADLTVANDHVGLLYVNGQLIKRLAPGRHGFWQFNHSVELKSFDCRTQLLEISGQEILSKDRVSLRINLSASIKVHDAELAARSVDNVDDFVYKMLQLALREAVGTKSLDDILLDKLYVNETVKELVAERLSEMGITLMNVGVKDIILPGEMKAILNQVVEAQKAAEANVIKRREETAATRSLHNTAKVMENNPTLMRLKELEALEKIADQIDSLTVYGGLEGLMNGVVKVA
- a CDS encoding RtcB family protein, whose translation is MCRNYNVIENEGRATIKAWTKGVPFDDKAQEQLNNIAGMSLVHSHIAVMPDVHLGKGATIGSVIPSVDAVIPAAVGVDIGCGMLATKTTLTASQLPDNLSGIRHAFEAAVPHGRTGGRGKARDRGAWHNIPDVVAGEWKKLETRFETICHKHPAIRKSNHVKHLGTMGTGNHFLELCLDENDAVWIMLHSGSRGVGNRIGTYFIELAKKEMQRHQVNLPDMDLAYLEEGSAYFDDYVEAVEWAQDFAAKNREIMMFNAISALKKQIPVAFSTAELAVNCHHNYVSRERHFGKDCYVTRKGAVRAEKGEMGIIPGSMGARSFIVRGLGNPESFNSCSHGAGRVMSRTQAKKVYNINDQIAATEGVECRKDASVIDEIPHAYKDIEKVMAAQKDLVEVVYTLKQIVCVKG